A single Vulpes lagopus strain Blue_001 chromosome 3, ASM1834538v1, whole genome shotgun sequence DNA region contains:
- the LOC121486444 gene encoding small integral membrane protein 10-like protein 2A, whose protein sequence is MAAALSGLAVRLSRSAAARSYGVFCKGLTRTLLIFFDLAWRLRINFPYLYIVASMMLNVRLQVHIEIH, encoded by the coding sequence ATGGCGGCGGCTCTGTCCGGCCTGGCTGTCCGCCTTTCGCGCTCGGCCGCCGCCCGCTCCTATGGGGTCTTCTGCAAGGGGCTGACTCGCACGCTGCTCATCTTCTTCGACCTGGCCTGGCGGCTGCGCATCAACTTCCCGTACCTTTACATCGTGGCTTCGATGATGCTCAACGTCCGCCTGCAG